From Podospora bellae-mahoneyi strain CBS 112042 chromosome 5, whole genome shotgun sequence:
GGAAGGCCATGTAGCCTTTGAACTCTTTGTCCTTGTGCTTGAAAGGGGTTGTCGAGTACTTGTTGATCAGGTTGTTGAGGTCGCTGATGAAGGGCTTGGTGTCATCGCGAAGCTACTGTGAGGGTTGATTCAGCCTTTGAACCAAACAATGGAACTCAGCAAATATTACATACTTTCGTCAAGACGACGATAATGTCTTTGGTCTCTTCCTCTGCATCACTAGCCGCCATCTGAAGCGTCATAAGCGCTGCATCCGCTTTGCTCTTGGCCATTCTATAGGCATCGTCTTTATCATGTCGCGTGTTTTGTTTGGAATCAAAGAGGACCATCAGTTGACCGCGGAGAGTCATcccctcgtcatcatcagtcAGGATGTCCAAAGTTGACCGGCCCCAGTTCTTGGCCACTGCCCCAGCCAGGGCTGTTTTGGAATGTCAGCAACGGAGAAGCAGGTGCGGAGAAACGCAACTCACACATGCTATGGAGGTTGTCGTCGTAGAAGTCATGGCATGTCGAGTCTATTTCCACAAACGtggtcttggtcttgttgtaTATGTCTGTGTCGACGGATTCTAGACGCTTGAATGCGCCCTTGGGGATTCTGTCATCGAAGGCATCGCTTTTGGTGGGGAAGTCCTTGCCTGTCATGAGATAAGCTTTGAGGTCTTGGCCACGCGCCGCCAAGTTAGTTCATATGAGCAATTCGAGATAGCAGCAAGACTCACCAAATTACGCCTTGCTTTGAAGTAGAGATTTAGCTCTCTTTTTGTCTTCAGACGCCTGAGCCTTGGGGCCGGGGATCAAAATGAAGGTGTCGGTCGAGGATACAAGCGACTGTAGAGAGCCTTTCAGTTCCTGGTCGGCCTTGGTTGTAGGGCTCCACTGAGGAAGAGCGGCCGGAGCCATGGTCGGGCTCGCGGATGCCATTGCgaaaaggaaggggagggaaaagTAGAACTGGTGACGATATGTTCAAGTGAGGAGCAGCTGACACTGGCAGTACCTGCGGAAGAAGTGACTCCAGCTGTATGAATACAGACTCAAAGTTTAAGCTCACGTCATATGTGCTCAGTCCTCATTTGAACGTCGGTGGCTGCCTAGAACCTGCCAAGAGGTTGGGCAGTCAGCTCCTGTTCTCAACAGATCCCGCTTGAACTCTTTGAGTCGACAAACAACCCTCCACTTGAGATTTTGGCCAGTAAGATATTTGATTCCTTGTCGTATGTTCAACCACTCTTCCTTGATGTGCATGGGGGAGAAGTGTGGCAGCTTGTCACCAGATGCGCGAAGAGCTTGTGTTACTCTTCCCTGTCACAAAACAAGTATCATATAATGTGGAGAAAATCTCCGTGTTTCTAGCTAGACCACTGGCCACTACTCTACCAAGCCCCCAATCTAGCCTAAGGCTTTCTCGCCAAAGCAGCTTGAAAACCCGGGCACCCCTTCCTCAAATCATCCTTCGTAACCTTGTGCTTAGCATCTCTCTTCGCCTGCCTAACACCACGCCCAAAATTCTTGACAGTACTCTGCTGGAACTCCAACGGCGCGGCGGCGAAGTCGGCATCAGACATGCACAAGTGAAGTTGCATCTCTCCCGTGTTCAAACGGCAACTTCTAGCATCGGGGTGGTCATCCTTCTGGTAGACGTTCACGCAGATTGCGTTCTTCTTGCACTACAGAATTTGGCATGTGTTGTAGTTTCTTACAAAACTAAGTTCTACTGGTTCAAAGCCATCATGTTGCTCTTTCAACTTGACATGAAGTATGATTATAACCAGAGGACAATGGGATGACGCCAGTATGGAATCTTTCAAAGTGCTGTAAAAGAGTAAATTCAGATGATGTTGTGAAACGTCtaggaaaaaagaaaattacaAGGGCATACATCTGGCTCCCTTGTAGGAAAACCACCCCATTGGATGTCAGATGATTCCATCTGACATGAAAACAAGGAAAGCAAACTCATAATGTGCTAGCATACCTTGCAGATTGATATGACTCTTACATCATTTCCCGTCATACCCGGCGGCTTGAAGCCTGACGCTGGTGTGTTTCCGGCATAGTTGTAGAAAGACCGCCCAGgttcatcctcgtcgtcttgATCTTATTTCTCTCTGACCACTTCTTCAACTCATCCAACAGCTCCACAGGCAGCCCGTCAAAGCCTATCATCAGAGAATTCTGCTCGTCTTTCTTCGCATCCGCGGTGGCTGCAAAGTACGGTTCAGAAAGATTCTCGATCAGGTACCTAACACCAGCGGGTTCCCCATTCTCGTAGGCAAGTAGAAGAAGCGACTTGCTAAACGAATTGAAGGGAATAAACAGATGGAGatcatctccaccatgcCGCCCATTGGAATCGTGTAAAAACACTAGCCCCTCGCGAAGGAAGTAGCTGTGGCCTCAAAACGCACTCCTAGCTCTGATGTGGCTCGATAAGTCCCCCCAATGGTAGGAATGGTTGGTATATCTCTGACGGCCCTTTGGTGAGGCTGATAGTTGAGCTGGAACCTTACTGTCGTCTTCCCTTCCCAAATCCCAGCTTTTTGGAAGTGCGTAGCACCAATGACAGACTTGCCAAATGGCTTCAGTTTCTGGTTGAAGACCTTCCTGAAGACCGAGAGATATGTGTCTTTGCTGGCATCAGCTGCCTCACCAATTGTTCCAATGAGGTCCTTGTCTGCTTTCTTGTTCGGCAGGCTGAATGAGATGATCTTGGGGTACTTCCGTTTAATAGGGGAGAGGCcagtggcggcggtgggcaCGTTAAGCACGCGGTGGCTCTTTTGTCTCTTGGCTTTGGGCtctgggaggatgatgacatgTTCTGTAACAGGTTATCAGCAAGCGAGGATCGGCAGTGGTGCTGGGAACAAGATGATGACTTACTGATATTGACGAAAGGAATCATCTTGATCCCGTCTGCTCCGCCGATTATCCGCACACCCCCactcttcttgatcttggagTTCCCACTCTGTACCTCGAAACGCATGTTGTAAGGAGAGGGATATTGTGAGGGAATATGCTTATTCGTTCCAAGCAAATGGAATCCTGTTCCAACGCTGATATGCTCTTCCTCGTTGCCATAGCAAAACTGATTTTCACGGGTCAGGGTGTTCCAGTCAAAGGAATCGACGGCTGAAGCCTTCCGCTCCTCTGAAGCATCTTGACCTGCGGCGGCATCCTGAACCTCCCcggcaagctcctcctcaatggCGGCCTGTGTGCGGGGACTGCGTCTGCGAGGTCTGTAGCGAACTGTCGAACtctttggtggttttggcgttGCTGACGCTGATGCCTTCGTAGCTTTTAAGCTTGGCGGATGTGCGGGCTCCGGTGTAGTCGTGGCCTCCCTGGAAGCGACGTGTGATGATCGACGCGTCGGCGCGGTGCTTGGAACTCCAATTTGCTTGCGAGGAGGCATGTTTGCGGCGAAAAAAAGTCTTGAAGCAGATGGGCAGGAATGATTCAATGTCGTCGAGATAGAAGTCGCTTTGTGCTTTGCgttactttttatataattcgGGGGCCGAAAAACTGGACAAGACTTGACTTTGTGGAAATCATTTGGTGCCATCTGGGGATGGTCCTAACTCAGCTGGTAATCTCAGCCACAGTTTGGATACTTTTCTGATGTTTGCGTTCATCGTTCTTGAGACGAGGGTATGATCTGTCGAAGAAACTCGTAATGCTCGCTCGTCGAGCCTTCTCGTTGCAAAGAGAAAGGTAAACAATGGAACCCATACATTAAATGATTGGCCTTCTCAGCACAAGATGCAATCGAAATCCAGTCTCTGTTTGTTGCTGTCAAGGTGCATTTCGAAAcagttaaaaaaaaaaaaaaaaaaaaaaaagggggcaaaaggaaaaggggtgaCCATGATGGGCTTGAACCCACTACCTGAAGCGAAGGGTCAGTCCGGTCACACAACCCCAACTGGCCAGGCCAGGTGGCGCACGGTTCCTTAACCATTGCGCTATCTACATACAATGTTTAGCTACTTCGCTGGTGGGAAGAGCCAAAGAGTGGTATATAAGCTGCCGCCTAATGGATCTATCAGGTACCCATCTCGCACATCGAACCTGGAACCCTTAGGGCCCTTTTCACACCAAACGATTCTTGTCCTCAACGTCGATGTGTTTGTTGCTGCCTTTTGTATTGTCCTCCTGCCACTTGTTTGTCAAGTTGAAGAGGCAACCGATGGAATGTTATGTCCAACAATGAAGCGATTGTGGTTGTATTCGGGAGACAAGCTCATAATGTTGGcaggaaagaaaaagtctTGTCCTCTGGCTTGTCCATGCTTTTCCCACCCAGGTTGTGTTGTCCACCTCGCATCTCCCAACCGCCGCCACTAACACCGCCCAGACGACGCCACCTACCTATTCAACcttctccagcctctccctccccttcttcaggTACTCCATATAATTTATTCTCTCCTGACACCGATCTCTATCCATCCCCGCATTGTCCACCTTCGCCTGGAGATCATTCAGCCTCCGCTCCAAAGCAAGGCTCCGGAGAAAATACGCCGTCCTCAACGCATTCAGCGAGGCATTCTCCTGCCTAAGCTTGACGATCGTTGCCTCCAACTTGACAATCTTTTGACTCAGTTTTGACTCATCCAATTCCTGTTTATGCCGCCTCTCCATAGAGATCATATCActttccatcttcttcttctctcccttcAACGAGTCGCAGTGCCGTTGGAGCCGAGTGTATTCTTTGAGGAGCGTCTTGCGGTTCATACGTTCAGGGGGCCGTGGTTCGCAAGATGAGGCGGGCTTCTCGCGCGTTAGATGGAGGCGCGAGCGGACGCCCTGCATCCGTTCTGAAAAGTTTCCCATGTCAAATGTGTGGTGAGGGACTGATATGATGGGATGTGTGTTTGCGGTGAAGTGTTGCTTGAGAGGCACCAAGAACGTCAGGACATGAAGACACCGCCTTGACAGTCCTGATGTCGAGAACGGAGAACCCCATGGGGAGGCGACGAATGGCTCAGGGTGGCTTCAAAAGACTTTTGGCGGGTGAAAGCTTAATGTTCAACACAAAATGTGGTAGACCCCGGTTCCTGAATCGCGCAATCACGGAAACCGGGTTTGGAAATTGCAAACACTCAAGACAAACGTCGTCGATTAAAAAGCCAACTGCCAGCTTCATGGTGGATGGACTATGCCACCTACTCGATGCACAAAATGCTATTGCAAGAGTCCCCTGTTCGGGTTCCTTTCCACCTTCCACCCACCTTCCTTCCGGCTTCCCCTACAACAAGCCAATAAATCTTCAACAGCTCTTTCCCAAGTTTTGTGAAACCCAGGTGACCGGGCAGCGGTAGTCGCCGGATGGGAAATGACAAAGATGGTCAAAAACCGGCGGAGGGGGATAGAACGTGCGATGACAAGGACGATAAGGGAGATGACCAAGATGGGGAAAATGAGACTTGTCACCCGGATGGTATTGATCACTTGTGAGGGGAATTACACCGCAACGCCTTCTAGACATGATGGCAAGCAGCCAGTGATAAACAAGTGTTTTTTCGCTTTGCAAATTGCCCAATTGCTTGACAACGGCACAAGCCGAACAAATCAGGCTGCCCGGCGTGTGGTGGTCCTCGGTGCTTAACCTACCCGCCAACCGTTGGGAAGCGCCGCAAGCGGTGCGCCGCTCCACTAAGGCAATATGTGACAGCCAATTATGACTTGGTGCAGGTAGCAGCCGCGATTGACTTGTCGCGAAGGGGATTAGCTACCGCTCATGCGAGATTTTTGGATGCAAACCCTGGTGTTGGATGagtgggggagaggggaggttcGGGGGGAAGGCATGCAAGTGTTTTGGCCGATTGggcggttgagggaggatcctgggggttgggagctTGATTTTTGATGGGCGTCtagagaaagaagaaaggcTAGGTAGTTTTACCAGCCTCTGGAATTTCAAGTTGCATAGGTACCGTTGGGTAGGATATAATTATGGTGTTTTGAGCCACATCCGATCTGTTCTGGCTTTGTCTAGTTCCATGCTATCATTACCAAAACAAAATGCACCCCCTTACTACGTCAGACCTCGCCTTCTTGCTTTGCACGTCTTCCtctacctccccaccaagaGCGCCACTGATGTTGAGGACAACGTATGGGTTGGTGATTGTTATTCAGAGTGATGGATCGTTGGGCATATCGATATCAGAACAAAAGCCACCGCGTGGAAAGGGGATGGTAGTCGGGGGGGGTTGCTCTGTTCTTGCCAGCCCTGTCATGCTTCCCGTTCCACGAATATCGCCACCGCAAAACGAGCATTATCTGCTTTCTCCAGATTTCACCACGCCGACGTACCTCTGGTCACCAAGCTCGGCGAGCTTAGACGAGTGGACACCGGCGGATGAGGCACTGCTAGAGTCGTTGTATTctggtgaggtggaggaggaagggggttggtttgacGGCTATCTTGAttgggtggggagggcggaggatCAGCTCCATGGTTTGGGTTCGTCGAGGCTGTGGAGAGGACCGGAAACGTCAAACGATAGCTTTATCAGCGTTGATTCTCCAACAGAATCAGGAGGGGGGATTGATGGGCAGCTTTTCAAAGACGAGGGCGAGAGAACGCTGTGGTTAGTGGAGGGTATGTTGTTAGCGTCTTGGTTGGCGCTGCAGGAGGGAGTCGAAGGAGTTGGTTATCGTTATCGCGTTGGCAGGTCTGAGGACGCTGTGGGGGGGGAGCAGGACGAGGGTATGTATTTGTTGGAAAGAGGGGGCACTGAGAGTTTGGGCGAGGTCGTTGCGGCTTTCTTGAGGAATGTGAGATTTTGAATGACATTGCCAGGCGTTTGGGGCATGATGCATAGCATGGGATTGGGAAAGAACATTAACGAATATCATGACCCATTTCGACATCGAAactgagagagaaaaaatgGCGGTTTTGCATTTCGTTTGACCATGATCATTTGTAAAAAAGGTATGACGAGAAAACTGTTTATACCGTGGCATTATATGTGCTGTGATGAAGACCCCTTCTCGTCGGCTTCCCTtaacctcccccttccatcccCATGCACAACCTGTGCTTGTCATTGATGCGCTCCCCTCCAGTCCTGATGATCCAACCTTGACTCGGCATGACTCGATGATGTAGCCCTCTCCacaccatctcctccgcgTGTCAAAGTCAACTTGGGCATAGCAGCCCACCCCATTCATTTCAAAGCCTTGAAAGCATGAGCCCGTCCTCACACGCTGCCAAATGTTCTGAGACTCGTTCCTTCTCACCCAGACTGAATTATCTTATTTCTTGTCCACTGAGATAACCCGACTACCGACTCGACATTGCGAAATAGAGCATAATCATCGGCCACCCCGTCGATAGTAAGAACGCCGCCAGTACCGAGAATAGGTTTGGATCTCTGTCCGATTCCCTGCCCGACCAACGAGAAAGCAGCGTGACGGCGCACCAGATCATGCCGATACCATACACCGACCCAGCCCACGCGATGCCCAAGATGATGCTGTTCATCTGGTCTTCCTTGGCGAACACGGCACCAGCGGTGTCAGCGAAAGGCTCCTCGAGAGAAAGATTCTGAcccattttggcggttggtgtGTGGTGCTACTGAGATAAAAAGAGAgagtgtggtgttgtcgctAGTTGGTGGTAAAAATGCAGGATAGCGAGGTGATGGTTCGACCAGCGACAGACAAGGAAAATCCAAGCACAGGGTATATAATAAAATGATAAAGTCGAAATCTGACCGAGAGGATTAAAAGGTCAAATGGAAAAGAGAATGGTAGAATCGAAGTAGTATTGTGTTGGGAAATGACTGCGACCAGCGACCAGCGATCAATAACCTGCCCGACAACAGCagtgggaaaaaaagaacgaATGGGAATTTGTTGatagagagagggaaaaggtggaagaaaagagatgggaaaagagaagcagatggaaaaagagaagagagagtcGAATCTCAAACACACCATCTCGTCTTGGGTAGCGCAAGGAGGTCAAAAGCTGAGGCGATCTAACAGcgaggcgaggttggtgattggcccctcccccagacTTGAGACGGTTGGTGATCCGGACGAGCCTCCTTTTACAGGGGGTGACCACCTGGTCGGTGGCCCGTGCTGGAAACAATGCCATGTTACCCTCCTTGACTTACCGCACGGCTTTGGGAGTTTCCGGATGAAAAACAGATGAGATCGTCGGCTCATGGTCATGCTGGATGCTACCATTGATCAGATGCAGAAAGTCAAAATGTATAAATATCGAAGCGTCTTCTTCTGCAGTTTGAGTGAAGGGCAAGGGGCCCAGACACGCGAGGTTGCGCTGACGTCGCTCTGTTCAGTGGGTTAATGTGGGGCATCAAAGGGCCCCAGcgtcttttgcttttgcgcctgccatctcatcatctctGACACGCCCAGCAACACCTGGGGCAACACCATCGGGCTGTCTCCCAGATGAGTTTTCTCATCAATTGCATTTGAAGTTGAGGGTTCGAATCAGGAGCGGCCAAGCGCAGAAACAAGCGCCAAGGCAGTATCCGACGGCGCTTGTGTTGGAATGCCAGGCCTGGCCACCTTCCTGGCCTATCAGGACGGCCTGGATGCAATTGCTGCTGTGACAGCGAGAATCCCATCCTTTGTTGTCCTTTGACATTCTTCTGGTTTTTCGCTTGAAATGTTGAGTCttttgggtgggtgggtgcaTTTAAGGGTTCATTTTCATCAACGCTGGGACCCCTGATATGGCTGTCTGGGATTAGTTTTCTATATTCGTGACCTCGTGAGACGAAGAACAATGGAATTCTGGACATCTTTGGCACCAAAGATGCAGGAGGCAAAACAGAGCATTGTATGGACATCTGACATGAACCACACGCTTTACCAAAGTCTTAAGGACTGCTATAAGTAGGTGGTGTGGACTTTGCCTCTTCCCCAAGGCTGAGTCTTCCAAAGCCAGCACACTATCGGTCAAATCTGCAACCGCAACTCGCTACCAAGAGCAAGCTGGCATGGCAGTGAATCAGGAGTGCCAATATTCCTTGAAATACCTTAACGATCTATTCTCAGCCCTGTATAACGTCATCTATGGTCACACTTCAGCCCAGCCGGGAGAATGCATGGCCTTAATTTATAATCTTCTCATTCCTCTAAGATTCTATCTCAGTCGTTTCCCGGAATGCCA
This genomic window contains:
- a CDS encoding hypothetical protein (EggNog:ENOG503PSM0), producing MPPRKQIGVPSTAPTRRSSHVASREATTTPEPAHPPSLKATKASASATPKPPKSSTVRYRPRRRSPRTQAAIEEELAGEVQDAAAGQDASEERKASAVDSFDWNTLTRENQFCYGNEEEHISVGTGFHLLGTNKHIPSQYPSPYNMRFEVQSGNSKIKKSGGVRIIGGADGIKMIPFVNIKHVIILPEPKAKRQKSHRVLNVPTAATGLSPIKRKYPKIISFSLPNKKADKDLIGTIGEAADASKDTYLSVFRKVFNQKLKPFGKSVIGATHFQKAGIWEGKTTVRFQLNYQPHQRAVRDIPTIPTIGGTYRATSELGVRFEATATSFARGYKSLLLLAYENGEPAGVRYLIENLSEPYFAATADAKKDEQNSLMIGFDGLPVELLDELKKWSERNKIKTTRMNLGGLSTTMPETHQRQASSRRCKKNAICVNVYQKDDHPDARSCRLNTGEMQLHLCMSDADFAAAPLEFQQSTVKNFGRGVRQAKRDAKHKVTKDDLRKGCPGFQAALARKP
- a CDS encoding hypothetical protein (EggNog:ENOG503PRQX) — protein: MHPLTTSDLAFLLCTSSSTSPPRAPLMLRTTYGLVIVIQSDGSLGISISEQKPPRGKGMVVGGGCSVLASPVMLPVPRISPPQNEHYLLSPDFTTPTYLWSPSSASLDEWTPADEALLESLYSGEVEEEGGWFDGYLDWVGRAEDQLHGLGSSRLWRGPETSNDSFISVDSPTESGGGIDGQLFKDEGERTLWLVEGMLLASWLALQEGVEGVGYRYRVGRSEDAVGGEQDEGMYLLERGGTESLGEVVAAFLRNVRF
- a CDS encoding hypothetical protein (EggNog:ENOG503PIMF) yields the protein MGQNLSLEEPFADTAGAVFAKEDQMNSIILGIAWAGSVYGIGMIWCAVTLLSRWSGRESDRDPNLFSVLAAFLLSTGWPMIMLYFAMSSR